One window of Trichoderma breve strain T069 chromosome 3, whole genome shotgun sequence genomic DNA carries:
- a CDS encoding centromere protein H (CENP-H) domain-containing protein, whose translation MSEVDEAMTGVDGGESHLPLSEDETRVLELYDKLQELRLEIAIINAQQAGAKGDEDLTAAQNALLTARARYRLRNDAIEAVMVANPILKAVHSGTQASPIERDLFPYVQERDETSISVAKHAESRTRLRRDLTSVQVQSIRMCRENVKLTEQLFELAEQAKQKKAIQLDNPQVQREMDKLTREVKSSRQRWKVMKGVASGIIAGSGVDWAGDEDLRNIVLDPEDED comes from the exons ATGAGTGAGGTCGACGAGGCCATGACCGGTGTAGACGGCGGTGAATCGCATCTGCCCCTCTCCGAAGATGAGACGAGAGTGCTGGAGTTGTACGACAAGCTGCAGGAGTTACGGCTTgaaatcgccatcatcaacgcgCAGCAGGCCG GCGCAAAAGGTGACGAGGATCTCACGGCGGCACAGAATGCACTTCTCACCGCGAGAGCAAGATACAGACTACGAAACGACGCAATTGAAGCAGTAATGGTCGCAAACCCCATCCTCAAGGCAGTCCACAGCGGCACGCAGGCATCCCCCATAGAGCG AGATCTCTTCCCATACGTGCAGGAAAGGGACGAGACGTCCATTTCGGTGGCCAAGCACGCAGAGAGCAGGACAAGGCTGCGCCGTGACCTGACCAGCGTCCAGGTGCAGAGTATACGCATGTGCCGCGAGAACGTGAAGCTTACGGAGCAGCTGTTTGAGCTTGCAGAGCAGgccaagcaaaagaaggcCATCCAGCTGGACAATCCCCAAGTTCAGCGAGAAATGGACAAGCTGACGAGGGAAGTCAAGTCGAGCAGGCAGCGGTGGAAGGTCATGAAGGGTGTAGCTAGTGGCATCATCGCCGGTAGTGGCGTTGATTGGGCGGGAGACGAAGATTTGCGCAATATCGTTCTAGAtcctgaagatgaagactaA
- a CDS encoding HMG (high mobility group) box domain-containing protein, translating into MPKAAAGKRGAKDGGKKRGKKDPNAPKRGLSAYMFFANEQRENVREENPGISFGQVGKLLGERWKALNDKQRAPYEAKAAADKKRYEDEKQAYNADQEEDSS; encoded by the exons ATGCCCAAGGCCGCAGCAGGAAAGCGTGGTGCCAAGGACGGTGGCAAGAAGCGCGGCAAGAAGG ACCCCAACGCTCCTAAGCGCGGTCTCTCTGCCTACATGTTCTTCGCCAACGAGCAGCGTGAGAACGTCCGTGAGGAGAACCCCGGCATTTCATTCGGCCAGGTTGGCAAGCTGCTCGGTGAGCGCTGGAAGGCCCTGAATGACAAGCAGCGTGCCCCCTAtgaggccaaggctgccgccgacAAGAAGCGttatgaggatgagaagcaggCTTACAAC GCCGACCAGGAAGAGGACTCATCGTAA